A window of Oryza glaberrima chromosome 2, OglaRS2, whole genome shotgun sequence genomic DNA:
tctaatttttaagtttataataattaaaacttaattaatcatacactaataaCTTTCTTATCATGGATGGCCTtatttaatctttatcttcattagTACGAATAGGTTTTTATAACTTTGTGACATGCCTTTACTACTATGTTATGGGTTCCTAGCGCTTGTACCTTTTTCATagaaaaaatagatataatattTTAGGGGTGACTATAAAAACTTATCAAAATTTCTAATGCCAAATCTCGATAACAGTAAATCAAACATCAACTACACCTGCGGGTAGGTCTTAAATATCAGCAATAGCTATTATAGACACGGTACTACAGAGAACGACATTATTCTCCCGCTATTAAGGATTTGGGGTTTAGATTTCATTGATTGGTTTGTTTACTTGAAACAAGGTGCATGAAAAATCATGCTATTACATTCTACAATGATATGGCTCCTCAACACATGTAAGCATAAAGTTGATCCAACCATTTAGAAAACATCCTCTTACATACAAGCGTTATCATAACTCTTCCATAAATAGTTAGTCCCATCACATCTAACaaataaaaccattttttaAGTACATAACAAAATATCACCAGCAAGTAACTTTAgaactggatttttcacattttggtccttttgaaaaacttatttcacaaatagaactctaaaaaacttattctagaaatggtcctttttgggacgCCAGAGTGGTTGGTGCCGTCcctcttttgaaaaacttatttcacaaatagaactctaaaaaacttattctagaaatggtcctttttgggacgCCAGAGTGGTTGGCGCCGTCccccttttgaaaaacttatttcacaaatagaactctgaaaaaacttattccacaaatggtcctttttgggacgccagagtggctggcgccgtcctcctgccaccgtggcactcgcgaaccgacgtggcaggaagagggcgccagccatgctggcgccgccccccccccccacccctcgCCTCCATCCCTATTTCTCTGTATGGAGTTGCAACAGtgtcatttttgttttattttttcgaatattttttcacacttaagatcacgatacaaccaaccataaaaaatataaactcgaactaccacttagctaagtctgaaaatagctagcataccacttagtctactttgcaccttcactaaaattagactataactcctttagtaaaaccctttgcataactcctttagtaataccctttgatcagcatgttaCACATAATGCACTCTATCACTATATGAAAtcacttaatctaattcaaaatatagcCAAATGAAATGATAGCCATAAGTTAAACAATACAGAgagatacaatttttttatttttatttcattttttttgatattttttcacacttaggagaacataggaaccaaccatataaaaataaactcaaacggataaaatatgtgacttgtagaattttccaaaactctacagGAACGGAAAAAAAtatgtcatttattaaaataggcgtaactttctcatacggactcggaatcaggcaaataatatattcacggacatctacagaaaaagttacatccgattctccatGGCTTCGCcgggttcggcgatattaaaacctctgaattccgcttgcaagattgtgttttcgaggagagaagtttttcggtaaAGTTTTCGAAAATTCCACAGgccacatattttgtccgtttaagtttattttttatatggttggttcttgtgagttcctaagtgtaaaaaaaatatcaaaaaaataaaataaaaaaaattgcacatctctctcctctgtactagttcggagagagatgagaggagaaaaaaaaattctacaagtcacatattacgtccatttgagttcGTTTTTTCTATGGCTGGTTCTTATGtgtccctaagcgtgaaaaaaataaaagaaaaataaaaaaattcgggggggggggggcgccagccactctggcgtgctccccctagccacctcagcatcgccccgccacgtcggcagggggaCGACTGGCGCCGTCTAGTTgaacgacggcgccagccactctggcgccccaaaaaggatcatttctgggataagtttttccagggatctatttgcgaaataagttttttttaaaggaccAAAAAGTGAAAAATCCAGAACTTCAGAAACTATTTTATAAGCTTGACTACGATGGATGATCCCAAGAGCTTGTAGCACGCCATAATTTCATAAGCAAAGGATAATGATCACGAATGAATATACGTATATTGACAACTAAAAATTCCCGGCCCATGTATATCTTTTGAAAACTTCCACTAAATCAATCTACACCATTACCTCTTTTTAGAGAAACATCCCAGACGCGAGAAAAACACTGCTCACAGAAATAGTGAGCGTTATCCTATAATTACGTCGCAGCCCACACTCCCAGAAATTCCAAATGCCCCCATTTTCTTCGGTTCCATcgcttcgcctcctcctctttttctttttcttttttttttttctctcgcccATCCATCGTCTCCTTTTTCCTCGCTTTCTCCCCCGCCACGAAAGGAACCAACCCTCCTCCGCAGCCCAACAAAGCGCCCGCGGCGGTCGCTCGCGGATCAACGCGGTTCACACGCACGCAGGGCTAACATGGCGGGGGCGACGGATTCCACGCCGATGGCCGCGGggcgcgccgtgccgccgccgccggaggccgccgccccgcggctcctcctcctcggcggcggcgccgagctctGGCGGCCcgtcgcccgcggcggcgggtgggccaccgccgcggcgctcctcctgctcctcgcctcccacctctccgtcctcctcctccgccgcctccgcctccgaccTGCTgacgccgtctcctcctccgccgccgccgccgccgccgtcgtcaccgcggACTCCGCCCCAGGCTCCGCCGCAGGGTTTGGTCCCCTCCGCTCCTTGGCCCTCTCGCgcggggttttttttttttttgagcgaGAATGTGATTTGATCAGGGTTTGCTCCGTGGGGGTGTGGATTTCGCAGGATGGATGGCCTTGTGACGGAGGGCGATCTGCGGGAGCTGGTGGGCAACCTCGGGGTGGCCGCGCGTGAGCCGGAGAGGGAGGGGTGGCAGCAGGTGGTCGCCAAAGGGAACGATGACGTCTCCTACAGGGTGTGGTGCGACAAGCCCATGGTAGCTCTATCTCCTCCTGTTCTTGTTGAATCCATTGATCTTGTTTTATATTGTTGCGGGTCACTGGAaatgttttattgttttataTTGTTGCTGGTCAATGGAAATGTTCTAATGATCTGCTTCTTATCGTAAGGCGGATTGTGAATTTACTCTACCTACTTGTGTCCATGCGATTTACTAGCTGCGAAAGGCCACAACTAATGCTTACTGTATGGGTAGTTCATACTTCATAGTGCAAGAGTACAAGTCGATCGAGAAAATTAAGATTGTAGGTATTAGAATAATTCAACCCCATCCACCCTGCCTTAATGCTTTAAAAGTGGATGCGTAGTTGTAGGGTGTCATTTGATATCACTGTTTGGAGCTAATTTTGGTATCACCTTCTCAATATCCCTTGGTCTATTCCCCTAATGGGCTtaaatttttatgggacggtgGGAGCATGCCAACTCTGTGGGTGAGATCTTAGAACCACACTAGAATTATTGATATTGGTTTATGTGTGCTCTAGGTACTTGATCATGATTTTTTTGGTTAAGAACTGACAAAAGAAACTAAAGCTATTTAGGCTCTGTTTGCAAGAACATGTTCCCAACCCAAACAGTAAAAACGGAAcatggagcggtccattagcacgtgattaattaagtatttgttaatttttttttgttcaaaaatggatcaatatgatttttgaagcaacttttgtatagaaactttttgtaaaaaacacactgtttatcagtttgaaaagcgtgcgcgcggaaaacgaaagtATGGAGTTGGGAACCAGCTTTTGCAAACAAAGCCTTAATACTTTAGAATTCAAAATAGTTGGGGGATTAATTACTGATCAGCTGATGCAGTCTACGTGAAGTTACCTAGGGTTTAGGAATTTTCGCTGGGTTCTGCCATGATTGGATTTTGATGCCTGGTCTCATTTTGTGATGCTATTTCCATGATGTCCTTTGACCCATTACATTTTTGGGAACATCACAATTCCCAAGATTATATTTGCTTGCTCAAGTTTAACAATTCAGGTTCTTTATGTAACAGTTATATTCCCCTATGCAGGAAGGCCCTCCTAGATATCTTAGTGTGACAACATATGAGAGATGCTCAACAGAGCTATTGAGGGACTTTTACATGGATAATGAGTATAGAATGGAGTGGGATAACACTGTGATAAAGCATGAGCAGCTACAGTTTGATGAAAATAGTGGAATAGAGATAGGGCGTACAATCAAGAAGTTTCCGCTCTTAACACCAAGGGAGTACATATTGGCATGGCGAGTTTGGGAAGGAAATGACAAGTCTTTCTACTGTTTGGTGAAGGTTAGTcacatctctctctccatccttTCTCGTCATTAAATTCTCAACTGTTTAAAAGCGATATTTTTTTTGCGAGGTAAAAGTGTGATATACTTTGGTGTCATTGTTTTGGCTTTTGTACTTATGCAGTAATGTAAACATTGTAGATTATTCGTTCAGTAATGTACTTATATAAGGTCTAAGCTTTCGGTAATGCTCATGGAGTCAGTTGCAGAAGAAACCAATGATGCCACAATTGTTGATTGTGCCCTAACTACATCTTCAATTCTAATATGAAATTCAAGTTGAATTGGTTTTGATCCTATGCTTGACATTTTTAAATGAACTAAGGACCTGTTTAGGATGTGGGAATTTCACCTATTGTGGGAAGTAAACTGCTCCCTGTAGAATTCCTGCATTCTGCATTGTAAACAAACAGCCTAAAACACCACTGATATAGCCGAGAATACACAAATTCTAGGGATAATGCACTGTACACGCCCAATTTGAGAAAATACAAAATCAGTTGAAATCTAATTGAATATACAACCTTAGAATGAACTCACCAATTTCACACGAGTATTTCATATGCAATTTTGATGACATTAACCTTATCCCCATTATCTTATTTTCTTTGACCACTCAGTcattttttacaatttgttcTGTTGTTGCCAATTTGTTAACCTGGACAGGAATGTGAGCATCCTGTTGCACCAAGACAGCGGAAATTTGTTCGAGTGCAACTTTTGAGATCAGGATGGTGCATTAGGAAAAGTAAGTCAACTCTAATATTCATAGAAGGCCTTCTTTTTGCGGTCCTTATTGAGTTTAGAATGACCTATCTTGTTTCAGTGGTATGTATTGCGTcgatataatttctaaaaaatatgCATAGAATAACTTCAAATGATCTAATTGTTTGGTAATGCTTTACCAGCCTCTAGTATCTACAGTATATATTTTATACTTTAATATTTAGATTGAAATGCAGTTGGATGAATTTGTTAGCTGATAAGAATGAAAGGCTTGTAATTTTTGTTTCTGCATCCATGAGTTAATACACTAATAGTTCTGTTGTACTTGTTAACCAAACAGAATGGGAAGAGTTCTACTGAAGCTATAAGCAGGCTGTGTATCaactgaaaataaaacaaatattctttttaagtgtttttatttttgaagaaTAAATACCATTGTCACACATTTCTTCTCCTTGCCATCAATTTTCTTTATGACCTTGAATATGCAACTGAAAGTTGAGCCATTATGACATGCCATTTTTGCTAGCTTATCTCGACTCTCAATTTTCTTTGTTATAATTATGATCAAAAGGCATCTATAAATTGTTATTTTCTGGGGATGTATCTCATATATGTTCAACTACTTTTAAATTTGATGTTGCTTATATGCTTTATGTTACTTTACAGTCCCTGGAAGGGATGCATGCCGAATTACAGTGCTGCATCATGAAGACAACGGCATGAACATAGAGATGGCAAAACTGGCATTTGCCAAGGGCATTTGgaattacatttgtaaaatgAACAGTGCACTACGTCGCTATCCTCAACGTAACATTTCATCAATATCAATTCTGACCATGCAAAGACTTACCAAGAAGGTAAATAGTCTTGACCTATTGACCAATCTGTGGTTGATATTTCTTTAGGAATTGGTCTATTTATGTTCCTATAAGCATGAATCTGTTTTTGTTAAAAATCATATGTACAGTGTGTGTccagtttattttatttgttttatgtatACAATCTTTTAGGTTTGAGGataatgattatattttttgaatttagAATATATGTTATAGCCAGTCGAGATCAtaaattcatacaataatttaTGTGCTTATGTTGTATGCTAGCCTACTGAAGCCTACCATGTCTTGTAGATTGTCTGTCCTTTACTTTTGTTCACAAATTACAGCTACTGAAATAGGCAATGATAATCTTTCTGGAGATAGAATctgttttttaaagtttgaattATGTAGTATGTACCCCCCACAAACCTGTGAACGGTTTACTGTCCTATTATTTCGAATTATGGCCATTTTATGGTTCATGCTCTGATGACGCTTGTTTTTGCACATCAGTTTCCTCAGGCCTTGGAGACTGATGTAGATGCAAATCATCATCCTCAAGGGAATACAAGAGCAAATGTTGTTCCTTCACATTTTGCAAGAACTTCATCACGCCAACAGCCAGGGAAGAAGTCATCTCGGGCAACGATTGCAAGTGGACTTCTGCTTATCGGAAGCATTGTTTGTCTATCCCGAGGCCGATCTAACCTTGGGGCCCAGCTTGCAATGGCATTCTTCTTGAAGAAGGCGTTCAAACAAGATAAAGGATCGAGCTCGCAGAGGAGCATAAGTAGAGCTGATGTGACTGAACCCAGGCACTTGTAATAGTATTGGTTAACCTTGGAGACGTTTTACTTTGaccttttcttcctctttcttgAGAAAAAGTGGGAATATCGTTTGCTTGATAAGGCATATCTGTACACAGCATGACGGATTATGTAAATAATAGGTTTGTAGTTGTCTGTGTTTGCCAATGAGTACTTCTGTGGAGTACTACATCGTCTCACTGTAGAAATCGGGTACCTGAGAATATTAATGTATGAAAGTTAATTTTGGAGCAAAAGAGTTCTGATTGAAGAAGGTGACTGCAAGATATGTTTGGATGGAATGCTGCAAGGATTGTTATAGACATTTCCAAAACTGTACCCCTCATCTCAAGGTAAACCGTAGCCTCAGGCTGGGTCCGCTGGGATGCAATTTACTTTCCGATTTACCGCATGATACCGACCCCAGCGGTAGGCGGTTTTTGTATTTCGAACAAGTTCGGTCCAATTTATTAAGTTGGGATTTATACTAGACAACTGAcggctaacaaaaaaaattcagccgACTGTCAGCTAGTCAGTCCCTATTAAGTTTATGAAAAAACCTTTTGAAAATTTGATCGAAACCTGCTTTCGCCTACGTTGAAACCTTAAAATTTGACGGTTTTGGACTGCCGTCGGAAACATGAACAAACCAGGTGCCGCTCTCGTGCTGCAGGCAGAGTGGCGGGTACTGGTGCCCATTGGAATAATTGAAAATTGAAaactgaaattataaaaaaatatattttttttcaatgtcaAGCATAAGGTAGTATATTAATGTATTTTATCTGCCGGATCTACGAGGAAAAAATGAATTAGTCATGCAAGAGGTTTGAATCAAATATAGTATTAATTTTGAAACCACTTTTCGATCTGATTAGGAAAGCAAAACCGCCTGCTCGCTGCACTTCTGTACTTGTATGTGTCGACTTTGGTAGCATTGTTTATCAATTTGAGTAAGGATGATCTGCAATAAAGGGGCAACTATCTACGAACTACGGGACACACACAATCAACAACTTGTGTGATTGATCAATTACACTCATGTGAGCTTCGGTGGGTCTTCAAACTCATCCTCGGTTCCACTGTGTGTCCATTGGTAGCTATCCATGATTATGTGGTCTAGCATTAATTATCTCTCAAGTCTGCCACCTCTTGCTTGTTGAAGTATCTCGTGTTCTAATGTAGTGCAGTAAGCTATGTGTAGTTTTAACCCTGAGGTCCCGTGTTTAATCCTAACACGCTCacaattttttcaattttttcttaaaagaatgTTTGGAGACACGTATCTCCCTCCAAACAGTGGCGAGGCCACATGGGTTCACCATAGGGTGTGCCGGGGAGGGCCTGGCACCCCTCATCCTCCgatcctcccccctcctcccccctcccctccctagATAAATAATTAATAGATGCAAGAGTATATATCGGTAGCTAGCAACTCACTAACTGGGAGTATGGATATGTGTAGCTGAATGCGTATGCATAGCTCTAGCTGGGAGCATAGATCAGCAACTCACTAAAACTCCCGCAAGCAGCTAGGTGAAGCTTTTGATGTGATGTGACAAATTAACAGGATGGAGTCTTCAAATTAAAGAAGTAATTGAGATGTTTTGTAGTGCATCAAATCTCAGTGCTAGACTGCTAGTATAGaactactttctccgtttcacaatgtaagtcattctatcatttcccatatttatatttatggtaatgaatctagatagatatatatgtctagattcattaacatcaatatgaatgtgggaatactagaatgacttacattgtgaaacggagggagtacataaatTGTGTTTAACTCTCTCTTGCATGATTCAATTATGTAATTCTTAGGTTGCATTCGATTCAGCGATTGGAAGTATATTTCTAACGgcagcatatgattaattaggtATTAATTATTAGaaacttataaaatatattaagaaacttatataaaaaactttcctacaaacAATTTATTTAACCGTTTAGGTAGTACCTCATGAAAAACCGAGAAGTTGTCCAAAACAACTCAGCCTTACTAAAGAAGTGGATGGATGGAGATAAACCGCCTAGACGTCCACACAAGATCGATTGCGAGGACACCATTCTGTAGGGGGGTGAAAACTGATCATGCATACAACACGTTGTTCACCAAGCAGCCAATAAGCTTTCTTTTGGATACATTGACCTTATGGTTGGCCCCCCTAATAcctaaatcctggcttcgccgctgcctccaaatctcctttttttttttaagtatcctCGTGATCTGAAAGAGAGACTGTCATGTAAACGTGGTAGATGCTGATCATTCCCAAAGCTGCCTCACAATCCCACTCCTATGCATTGCACATACGACCTACGGGCATCCAGTGCCACACCTATCTTATGTGGAAATACACACCAACAAACAAATGTAAGCATTGGGTAAATACTTGATAGCCCTGCATCATTATCTATCAAACCGAGAAAGGCATGTACCTCACATTAGAGAATGTCACAATGCTGTTCTCCTTCACTCTACTAAAACTTGAGTTCTTTTGACTCTCCAGCACCTCCACGGCTCCACATTATTCTTGGCTTATAACTAGAGGTTGCTGCTCTCCTCATCACCCAGGTAATTTACAATGGAGAAACATTGGCATGCATAGGAATTGGAATTCTTGCAGCAGAGAAGGTGAAGCCACATGGTTTTGCCTTTATGGCAGCAGAGTACTCCTACGTTTCTTTGTGCTGTGCTAGCATGTGCCTTGGTGAGGATCGAGATCTACGATGTTTAGCAGTCGCAGTGCAGCCGATGGATAAAAAACTGACGGCTCAGATGGTAAGAAAGTATTGTTCATAAAATATTGTGGCAAACTTACACTGTAGCGGTTACTGTAGCATCGATGGTGCAACGGGATGGTAGAGCGAATCCGAGCTGTTGGGTCCATCGATCTAACGGTTATAATGTGCTCCGACTGTCAAGGTTGCAGTTGTTACTACTACAGCACCGGATCTCAATTCGTCAGTAGATGTTGAAATCAAGTAAATATGGCTTCCATGtgtgtttctaaaatataaaccaTCCGTATATatcaattaaaatatattaagttTTATACCTTTGATTCATGGATATATACACTTTATTGCTACTTTCAACTTTATCAAGTTTTGATATGACTAGGTTTTGGTagggtaacaaactaaatataatgTTATCATTGTCACCCTACCAAAGATTGGCAATTTCGGAAGTTCTCTCACAAAGActcaaccaaaatttgataaggtttcaAATAAACACAACCCGATAGTATAAAAATCCGGTAACGTCAAAACGTGTCAAAATTTGGCatcatcaaaatttggtaaagttgaTTTTGACTATAAAATGAACAATCCCTATGTTTCTACAAGATTTCTGAGCTGGCGAATGAATCAACCAAAGATAATTTATGGGCAAGTTTTTATATCTATGTTTAGAGCTTTAAAAGTAAACGCCGAAAGATACAATACGATGAGAGAACCTATAAATTAACTTTAATTTAAAACCACAATTTAacttaaaattaaattcaagttctaaaatttaatttttcatgtgGTTGATAAGCTAACCAGAAAACAATGAGAGATATAGGCCCGGCTCAATTGTACTTAATTTCACTATTGTGCGGCCAACACAAATAGTGTATTGTGTCTGCAACTTTATTGAACCGCCGAACAAACCCATAGTGTTAGTAGGATCAATCTTTTAATTAGGCATTGTCAGTATAGTTGGAGAGCACAAGTGATTTCTTCCCAATGAGCATGCAAGAAATTGGAGCTAGCAAGCAGGGCCGGTCCTGAGTTTTTAAGGCCCCGATGCGAAACTAAATGTAGAAGCCCTTAACGTATATATATGAGTTATTGCCATAAACGTTTAAATTGCATTCAGAAATAGAATTTTTATAGAAAACATTGTACATATTACCTTAAAATTATATTTGCTTGATGTTCACGTGTTACCTCTTAAAAATTTGTCCAATGCTCCTTTCTAGGCTTTTATTAAACCATCCACTCTTTtcgtttttccccttttctcgcTATCCGATGCATACTTTATCGACAATATGGCCTAATGATTGAAAAAATTAACATAACTACAGTGTTTTAACTCGTATAAAGTATGCTAGAAAATTACAAATCTAGATTTAGTATATCTTACCAAGTAGTTGATTGCAAGTATCCGAGTGCGCAGCGCACGACAAGTCCGCAAGTGCGTCGGGACACACACTGCCATTGTTGGTTCATCCAACACTCGTCCAATTGAATTAGCAACAGGCAACAAATAACAGATTACAATTTATACATGGAATCATAGTTACAATTTTTCATATGGCAATGGTGTTGTTGCTGCTCACTAGACCAGTAAAGTGAATCAGTGATCGTCGCAGTGATTCAGGCCGTGCTTAGatttaaactttttctttaaacttttaactttttcatcatattaaatatttggacacatacatgaaaCACTAAATATGaacgaaaaaaatcaattgcacagtttgtatgtaaatcgcgaggcgaatcttttgagcctaattacgctatgatttgacaatgtggtgctacagtagacatttgctaatgatagattaattgattaattaggcttaatagattt
This region includes:
- the LOC127764815 gene encoding uncharacterized protein LOC127764815, with the translated sequence MAGATDSTPMAAGRAVPPPPEAAAPRLLLLGGGAELWRPVARGGGWATAAALLLLLASHLSVLLLRRLRLRPADAVSSSAAAAAAVVTADSAPGSAAGMDGLVTEGDLRELVGNLGVAAREPEREGWQQVVAKGNDDVSYRVWCDKPMEGPPRYLSVTTYERCSTELLRDFYMDNEYRMEWDNTVIKHEQLQFDENSGIEIGRTIKKFPLLTPREYILAWRVWEGNDKSFYCLVKECEHPVAPRQRKFVRVQLLRSGWCIRKIPGRDACRITVLHHEDNGMNIEMAKLAFAKGIWNYICKMNSALRRYPQRNISSISILTMQRLTKKFPQALETDVDANHHPQGNTRANVVPSHFARTSSRQQPGKKSSRATIASGLLLIGSIVCLSRGRSNLGAQLAMAFFLKKAFKQDKGSSSQRSISRADVTEPRHL